One genomic region from Candidatus Nitrosopumilus koreensis AR1 encodes:
- a CDS encoding minichromosome maintenance protein MCM, with product MSSAQTSTYTDSALSDKVKEFLTRFKDNTGGYKYVQAIDEMMPKNSKFIIVDYNDLIIEPEIISIFSENPDRIFDAFSRAIKEALQTRFPDYAEKIKDEVRVRLVNYPSERSLRQINAETIGSITSVSGMVVRASEVKPLAKELIFVCPDEHQTKVVQIKGMDVKVPIVCDNPNCKQRDFELKPEASKFIDFQILRLQELPEDLPPGQLPHYIDVTIRQDLVDNARPGDRIVLTGVVRVEQESVTGVTRGHSGLYRLRIEGNNIEFLGGRGSKTSRKIEREEISPEEEKMIKALSASPDVYQRLIDSFAPHIQGQSLIKEAILLLIVGSNQRSLGDGSKIRGDINVFLVGDPGTAKSEMLKFCSRIAPRGLYTSGRGSTAAGLTAAVVRDKTGIMMLEAGAVVLGDQGLVSIDEFDKMKPEDRSALHEVMEQQSASIAKGGIVATLNARTSILAAANPMYGKYDPFKNITENVNLPIPLLTRFDLIFVVRDIPTKEKDEKIARHIIELHTPQGTDKRSVVDVDLLTKYLSYAKRGTPDLTKEAEQKILDYYLQMRNVESEEMITVTPRQLEGIIRLSTARARLLMKDKVEEEDAERAIFLIQSMLQDAGVDVNTGKVDLGVLQGKPRSEVSKMQLFMDVLKGLEGDNKIPVEERAFVKELEKSEKFTEEEARNYIRRMLREASIYESKPGHYNRV from the coding sequence ATGAGTAGTGCTCAAACTAGTACATATACTGATTCTGCTCTTTCTGACAAGGTAAAAGAATTCTTAACTCGATTCAAAGATAACACTGGTGGGTACAAGTATGTACAGGCAATCGATGAGATGATGCCTAAGAATTCTAAATTCATTATTGTTGATTACAATGATTTGATTATTGAACCAGAAATCATATCTATATTTTCAGAAAATCCTGATAGAATATTTGATGCGTTCTCACGAGCAATCAAAGAAGCATTACAAACAAGATTTCCTGATTATGCTGAAAAAATTAAAGATGAAGTTCGTGTTAGACTAGTCAATTATCCTTCTGAAAGAAGTCTTAGACAAATCAATGCTGAAACAATTGGTTCTATTACTAGTGTATCTGGGATGGTAGTAAGGGCTTCTGAAGTTAAACCTCTTGCAAAAGAGTTGATCTTTGTTTGTCCTGATGAGCATCAAACTAAAGTAGTTCAGATTAAAGGAATGGATGTTAAAGTTCCAATTGTATGTGATAATCCAAATTGTAAACAAAGAGATTTTGAGTTAAAACCTGAGGCAAGTAAATTCATTGATTTTCAGATTCTAAGACTGCAAGAACTTCCTGAAGATTTACCTCCTGGACAACTTCCTCACTATATTGATGTCACAATCAGGCAGGATTTGGTAGATAATGCTAGGCCTGGAGATAGAATTGTTCTTACAGGAGTAGTTCGTGTGGAACAAGAATCTGTTACTGGTGTAACTCGTGGACATAGCGGATTGTATAGGTTAAGAATTGAGGGAAATAATATTGAATTCTTGGGTGGACGTGGTTCTAAAACCTCAAGAAAAATTGAAAGAGAAGAAATTTCTCCTGAAGAAGAAAAAATGATCAAAGCATTATCTGCAAGTCCTGATGTTTATCAAAGACTAATTGATTCATTTGCCCCTCATATTCAAGGACAATCTTTAATCAAAGAAGCAATTTTGTTACTAATTGTAGGCTCTAATCAAAGATCATTAGGTGATGGCAGCAAAATTAGAGGAGACATTAACGTATTTCTTGTTGGTGATCCTGGTACTGCAAAAAGTGAGATGTTAAAATTCTGTTCTAGAATTGCACCACGTGGTTTGTATACTTCTGGTAGAGGTTCAACTGCTGCAGGACTTACAGCTGCAGTTGTAAGAGACAAAACCGGAATTATGATGTTGGAAGCTGGTGCAGTTGTTCTTGGTGATCAAGGGCTTGTAAGCATAGACGAATTTGATAAGATGAAGCCTGAAGATAGAAGTGCACTACACGAAGTTATGGAACAGCAATCTGCAAGTATTGCAAAAGGTGGTATTGTTGCAACTCTAAATGCAAGAACATCTATTTTAGCTGCTGCAAACCCAATGTATGGAAAATATGATCCATTCAAAAACATCACAGAAAATGTAAACTTACCCATTCCTCTTTTGACAAGATTTGACTTGATCTTTGTTGTAAGGGATATCCCAACTAAAGAAAAAGATGAAAAGATTGCAAGGCACATAATAGAACTACATACTCCTCAAGGTACTGACAAAAGATCTGTAGTAGATGTTGATTTGCTTACAAAATACCTTTCATATGCTAAACGTGGAACTCCTGATCTCACAAAGGAAGCAGAACAAAAAATTCTTGATTATTACCTCCAAATGAGAAATGTTGAATCTGAGGAAATGATTACAGTTACTCCTAGACAACTAGAGGGCATCATTAGACTCTCTACTGCTAGAGCAAGATTACTCATGAAAGACAAGGTTGAAGAAGAAGATGCTGAGCGTGCAATATTTCTGATTCAAAGTATGCTTCAAGATGCTGGTGTTGATGTAAATACCGGAAAGGTTGATCTTGGTGTCTTACAAGGAAAGCCTAGAAGTGAGGTATCGAAAATGCAACTATTCATGGATGTCTTAAAAGGTCTTGAAGGTGACAATAAAATTCCAGTTGAAGAAAGGGCTTTTGTCAAAGAACTTGAAAAGAGTGAAAAGTTCACTGAAGAAGAGGCGAGAAATTACATTAGAAGAATGCTTAGAGAAGCATCTATTTATGAATCAAAACCCGGTCACTATAACCGAGTATGA
- a CDS encoding replication factor C small subunit: MTATGMWVEKYRPMKLSEIVNQTEIIGSLEALIKDPTDMPHLLFSGSAGVGKTTTALCISRQILGDFAKDYTLELNASDERGIGMVREKVKKFSRYAGMADVPFKIIILDEADEMTSDAQTALRRIIEDTAKICRFILIANNISKIIDPIQSRCATFKFTSVPEEDVIKRLEEIAKKEKVKADKKGLKAIYEYSEGDLRHAINLMQATASLGAISEENVKASAGLTKTTDVDEVLKIALSGKIPEAREKMIELIKVYGMSESDFLKYLNSAVFKSKHDKLSDILEIIAKYDYRILVGSNSEIQLSAMLAELGKIES; this comes from the coding sequence ATGACTGCAACTGGGATGTGGGTAGAAAAATATCGTCCAATGAAACTTTCCGAAATAGTTAATCAAACAGAAATTATTGGGAGTTTAGAAGCTTTAATCAAAGATCCTACAGATATGCCTCACTTGTTGTTTTCAGGATCAGCTGGAGTTGGAAAAACAACTACTGCACTATGTATTTCAAGACAAATTTTAGGAGATTTTGCAAAAGACTACACTTTAGAATTGAATGCCTCTGATGAGAGAGGAATTGGCATGGTCAGAGAAAAAGTAAAAAAGTTTTCAAGATATGCAGGAATGGCAGATGTTCCATTCAAGATCATTATCTTAGATGAAGCAGATGAAATGACTTCAGATGCTCAAACAGCATTAAGAAGAATCATAGAAGATACAGCAAAAATTTGCAGGTTTATCCTAATTGCAAATAACATCTCAAAAATTATTGATCCTATTCAAAGCAGATGTGCAACATTCAAGTTTACATCAGTGCCTGAAGAAGATGTCATAAAAAGGCTAGAAGAAATCGCTAAAAAAGAAAAAGTGAAGGCAGACAAAAAAGGTCTAAAGGCAATTTATGAGTATTCAGAAGGAGATCTAAGACATGCAATTAATCTGATGCAAGCTACTGCAAGTCTGGGCGCTATTTCTGAAGAAAATGTAAAGGCATCTGCAGGATTAACAAAAACCACAGATGTTGATGAAGTTCTAAAAATTGCATTGTCTGGAAAAATTCCAGAAGCAAGAGAAAAAATGATCGAATTAATCAAGGTTTATGGAATGTCAGAATCAGACTTTTTGAAATATCTCAATTCGGCAGTTTTCAAATCAAAACATGACAAATTATCAGACATTCTAGAGATTATTGCAAAATATGATTATAGAATTTTAGTTGGGTCAAATTCTGAGATTCAACTCTCTGCAATGCTTGCAGAACTTGGAAAAATAGAAAGTTAA
- a CDS encoding translation initiation factor IF-6, which translates to MDIIKFDVYRGPNIGVYISVNDSIILLPMGFAKTKAEKISKYLGVEYLFTSIANTRLIGALCVMNNKGILLPKTAYQNEYDFLKKETDLEIGVLDSKLTALGNVICANDKGAVVSPWLSKEDCQTISDVLGVETIQKKIAGFNQTGVVLVANNSGAAIHPEADEEDMKTFSNLLGVKIEQSSINNGIPYVSSGILANNNCIVVGSLTTGPEIMMLTRAFLN; encoded by the coding sequence ATGGATATTATCAAGTTTGATGTGTACAGAGGTCCAAATATTGGAGTTTACATTAGTGTTAATGACAGCATAATTTTACTTCCAATGGGATTTGCAAAAACTAAAGCAGAAAAAATATCAAAATATCTTGGAGTAGAGTATCTTTTCACTTCTATTGCCAATACCAGATTAATTGGCGCATTATGTGTAATGAACAACAAAGGAATCTTACTACCAAAAACTGCATATCAAAATGAATATGATTTTCTCAAAAAAGAAACAGACTTAGAAATAGGAGTATTAGATTCAAAATTAACTGCATTAGGAAATGTGATTTGTGCAAATGACAAGGGAGCAGTTGTGTCACCATGGTTATCAAAAGAAGACTGTCAAACCATTTCAGATGTTTTGGGTGTTGAGACAATTCAGAAAAAAATTGCAGGTTTTAATCAGACAGGAGTAGTATTAGTGGCAAATAATTCAGGAGCAGCAATTCATCCTGAAGCAGATGAGGAAGATATGAAAACATTTTCCAATTTGCTAGGCGTAAAAATAGAACAGAGCTCCATCAATAATGGAATTCCGTATGTTTCATCAGGAATTTTAGCTAATAACAATTGCATTGTGGTAGGATCATTGACAACAGGTCCTGAGATTATGATGTTAACTAGGGCTTTTCTAAACTAA
- a CDS encoding DEAD/DEAH box helicase produces MKIEKLQLPESAIEFLKSQGFEKLYPPQADSIKSGLLDGKSVLVSAPTASGKTLIAMLGMMSYLSKNKGKVIYLSPLRALAAEKLSEFKKLEKIALGNKIKVGISTGDFENIEKNLEKNNILILTNEKMDSIIRHGAEWIDEIGLVIADEVHLIGDENRGPTLEMILTQLKLLETKPQIVGLSATITNSDEIANWLGCTLVENDWRPVPLSEGVCDAGEVTMADGTTFEVERSIRGTPIDLGVQSVKDGGQSLVFAETRTRSKSLATKASDAISQILEKKI; encoded by the coding sequence ATGAAAATAGAAAAACTACAACTTCCAGAATCTGCAATTGAATTTTTAAAATCACAGGGTTTTGAAAAACTATATCCGCCACAGGCTGACAGCATAAAGTCTGGATTACTTGATGGTAAAAGCGTACTAGTATCTGCTCCTACTGCAAGTGGAAAAACACTGATTGCAATGCTTGGAATGATGAGTTACCTTTCTAAAAATAAAGGTAAAGTAATCTATCTTAGCCCTTTGAGAGCATTAGCTGCTGAAAAACTTTCTGAATTTAAAAAATTGGAAAAAATTGCATTAGGAAATAAAATTAAAGTTGGGATTTCCACCGGCGATTTTGAAAATATCGAAAAAAATCTAGAAAAAAATAATATTTTAATTTTAACTAATGAAAAAATGGATTCTATAATTAGACATGGTGCTGAATGGATTGATGAAATTGGTTTAGTGATTGCTGATGAGGTTCATCTAATTGGTGATGAAAATAGAGGTCCTACATTAGAAATGATCCTAACACAACTAAAATTATTAGAAACAAAACCTCAGATTGTTGGTCTTAGTGCAACTATAACAAATTCCGATGAGATTGCAAACTGGCTTGGATGTACTTTGGTGGAAAATGATTGGAGACCTGTCCCTCTCTCTGAAGGGGTTTGTGATGCTGGAGAAGTAACTATGGCTGACGGTACAACCTTTGAAGTTGAGCGCAGTATTAGGGGAACACCTATTGATTTAGGCGTACAATCCGTTAAAGATGGAGGACAATCACTAGTTTTTGCTGAAACTAGAACTCGTTCAAAATCTCTTGCAACAAAGGCATCTGATGCAATATCTCAAATCTTAGAAAAAAAGATATGA
- a CDS encoding DUF1059 domain-containing protein yields MTKTISCSDAGKDCGWSASAESEAELMTKVTEHVLAEHKEIELNAESISSIKSLIKEV; encoded by the coding sequence ATGACAAAAACCATTAGTTGTTCAGATGCAGGTAAAGATTGTGGATGGTCAGCATCAGCTGAATCCGAAGCAGAGTTAATGACAAAAGTTACAGAACATGTCCTGGCAGAACATAAAGAAATTGAGCTTAATGCAGAGAGCATTTCAAGTATCAAATCATTAATCAAAGAAGTCTAG
- the hisS gene encoding histidine--tRNA ligase produces the protein MDLPRGMKDFEAIENSNIEHIRNHFKKLSNLYGFSFMEPSVLESLSTLETKSGPAIRDEIYYFKDKGDREVALRFDFTMGLTRYATAQKSIKLPAKFSAFGGVFRYDEPQKGRYRYFHQWDVEIYGKKTLESEAEIIELTSRLFDSLLLKDIVIDINHRNLVESYINKIFETTDSEKIADILRAIDKIAKKSKDEILTEFTKKGYDTAKLEKIIEFSQIKGTIAEVEKIFDTEQLESWNELKQLFESLENRGVSNVRINFGIVRGLDYYSGIVFEVFDKNSKLGALAGGGRYDTLTKAFGRDDIGATGVAGGVERIILTMQEQKIIPEVSQNRIAVVYINEDMQKVAHSITSLLRLNNIPADIDLAGRNIKKQMDNAGNARYSIIVGPQELENGNVVLHDMRDGKEGTISLEKLTEDPNSVLSLEKP, from the coding sequence ATGGATCTTCCACGAGGAATGAAAGATTTTGAGGCTATTGAAAATTCAAACATTGAACACATTCGAAACCATTTCAAGAAACTATCTAATTTGTATGGATTTTCATTTATGGAACCCTCTGTTTTAGAATCCTTATCAACACTTGAAACCAAGTCTGGTCCTGCAATAAGGGACGAAATTTATTATTTTAAAGATAAAGGGGATCGTGAAGTCGCATTACGTTTTGATTTTACAATGGGTTTGACAAGATATGCTACTGCACAAAAATCAATAAAACTACCAGCAAAATTTTCTGCATTTGGTGGTGTGTTTAGGTATGATGAACCTCAAAAAGGACGATATCGATATTTTCACCAATGGGATGTGGAAATTTATGGTAAGAAAACTCTGGAATCTGAGGCTGAAATTATTGAATTAACATCACGACTTTTTGATTCATTATTGCTTAAAGATATTGTAATTGACATTAATCATCGAAATCTAGTTGAATCTTACATTAACAAAATTTTTGAAACAACTGATTCTGAAAAGATAGCAGATATTTTAAGAGCAATTGACAAGATTGCAAAAAAATCAAAGGATGAAATTCTAACTGAATTTACAAAAAAAGGATATGATACTGCAAAACTTGAAAAAATCATAGAATTCTCTCAAATAAAAGGTACTATTGCTGAAGTGGAAAAAATTTTTGACACAGAACAACTAGAATCGTGGAATGAACTAAAACAACTTTTTGAATCTTTAGAAAATAGAGGGGTTTCAAATGTTAGAATTAATTTTGGTATAGTTCGTGGACTGGATTATTATTCTGGAATAGTTTTTGAAGTATTTGATAAAAATTCAAAACTTGGAGCATTAGCTGGTGGAGGAAGATATGATACTCTGACAAAAGCATTTGGTAGAGATGATATTGGTGCAACTGGTGTAGCAGGTGGGGTAGAACGAATTATTCTTACAATGCAAGAGCAAAAAATAATTCCAGAAGTTTCACAAAATAGAATTGCAGTAGTTTACATAAATGAAGATATGCAAAAAGTTGCTCATTCTATTACATCATTATTAAGACTGAACAATATTCCTGCTGATATTGATTTGGCAGGACGTAATATAAAAAAACAAATGGATAATGCAGGAAATGCAAGATATTCTATTATTGTAGGTCCACAAGAACTTGAAAATGGTAATGTTGTGTTACATGACATGAGAGATGGTAAAGAAGGAACAATTTCTTTAGAAAAACTAACTGAAGACCCTAATTCTGTTCTTAGTTTAGAAAAGCCCTAG
- a CDS encoding 4Fe-4S dicluster domain-containing protein yields MPIDEKFVENLEVVGKTSHSDGENKHFIWGKGRTDGEAFSDENVKAAYEARGEEQVPLGIHGTTVAVDWDSCVAAGSCMSVCPVQTFQWYRTEKDIPAKDVLNATFDGTGLTEQDERLDYTDKSMPIREHDCTQCMACQEACPTHAILIEPSYLEYHEKADGSYVKMESGSKNPHAHD; encoded by the coding sequence ATGCCAATAGATGAGAAATTCGTTGAAAATCTAGAAGTCGTTGGAAAGACAAGCCACAGTGATGGTGAAAATAAACACTTCATTTGGGGTAAAGGCAGAACTGATGGTGAAGCATTTTCTGATGAAAATGTCAAAGCAGCATATGAAGCAAGAGGAGAAGAACAAGTTCCTCTTGGAATTCACGGTACAACTGTAGCAGTTGACTGGGACTCTTGTGTTGCAGCAGGTTCTTGTATGAGTGTCTGTCCTGTTCAAACCTTCCAGTGGTATAGAACTGAAAAAGATATCCCAGCAAAAGATGTTCTTAATGCAACTTTTGATGGAACTGGTTTGACTGAACAAGATGAACGTCTAGATTACACAGATAAATCAATGCCAATCAGAGAACATGATTGTACACAATGTATGGCTTGCCAAGAAGCATGTCCAACACACGCAATCTTGATTGAACCATCTTACCTAGAGTATCACGAAAAAGCTGATGGCTCTTATGTAAAAATGGAATCAGGTTCTAAAAACCCACACGCACACGATTAA
- a CDS encoding 4Fe-4S dicluster domain-containing protein: MPIAENFPEGLKPLGKISDNDGHFHIMWGPGRSDAEAFSDADVKAAYEARGEEQVPLGVSGTMVAVDWDSCVADGACIEACPVQVFQWYRTEKDIPAKDVVGQTFEGTGSSVKDERKDMTDKADPIREHDCIWCMACVSVCPPQAIKVDQSNVEKHENAAKTL, translated from the coding sequence ATGCCAATAGCAGAAAATTTCCCTGAAGGATTAAAACCATTAGGAAAGATTTCAGATAATGATGGACACTTTCACATAATGTGGGGTCCTGGAAGATCTGATGCAGAAGCATTTTCAGACGCTGATGTCAAAGCAGCATATGAAGCAAGAGGAGAAGAACAAGTTCCTCTTGGTGTAAGTGGCACAATGGTTGCAGTTGATTGGGACTCTTGTGTTGCAGATGGAGCATGTATTGAAGCATGTCCTGTACAAGTTTTCCAGTGGTATAGAACTGAAAAAGATATTCCAGCAAAAGATGTAGTTGGTCAGACTTTTGAAGGAACTGGAAGTTCTGTTAAAGATGAAAGAAAAGATATGACTGATAAAGCAGATCCAATTCGAGAACACGATTGTATTTGGTGCATGGCATGTGTTTCTGTTTGTCCACCACAAGCAATCAAAGTAGATCAATCAAATGTTGAAAAACATGAAAATGCTGCAAAAACTCTGTAG